The Vulpes vulpes isolate BD-2025 chromosome 10, VulVul3, whole genome shotgun sequence genome has a window encoding:
- the SIRT4 gene encoding NAD-dependent protein lipoamidase sirtuin-4, mitochondrial isoform X2, protein MNLGLTLKAPKGLLMVNISRQYSRGSIGFFVPSSPPLDPEKVKELQRFVTLSKRLLVMTGAGISTESGIPDYRVLCLDCGAQIPRGVLQERFEALNPTWIAEAHGLAPDGDVFLTEEQVQSFQVPSCARCGGPLKPDVVFFGDTVNPDRVDFVRRRVKEADSLLVVGSSLQVYSGYRFILTAREKHLPIAILNIGPTRSDDLACLKLDSPCGELLPLIDPH, encoded by the exons ATGAATTTGGGTTTGACTTTAAAGGCACCAAAAGGCCTCTTGATGGTGAACATCAGCAGGCAGTACTCACGCGGATCCATTGGGTTCTTTGTGCCATCAAGTCCTCCTCTGGACCCTGAGAAGGTCAAAGAGTTACAGCGCTTCGTCACTCTTTCCAAGAGACTCCTAGTGATGACAGGGGCAGGAATCTCCACTGAGTCGGGGATCCCAGACTACAG GGTCCTTTGCTTGGACTGTGGTGCACAGATTCCTCGGGGGGTGTTGCAAGAGCGTTTTGAAGCCCTGAACCCCACCTGGATTGCTGAGGCCCATGGCCTGGCTCCTGATGGTGACGTATTTCTCACAGAGGAGCAGGTACAGAGCTTTCAGGTCCCGTCCTGTGCTCGATGTGGAGGCCCCCTGAAACCAGATGTCGTTTTCTTCGGGGACACAGTGAACCCTGACAGGGTTGACTTTGTGCGCAGGCGTGTAAAAGAAGCCGACTCCCTCTTGGTAGTGGGATCATCCTTGCAG GTATACTCCGGTTACAGGTTTATCCTCACTGCCCGAGAGAAGCATCTCCCAATTGCAATACTTAACATTGGGCCCACACGGTCGGATGACTTGGCATGTCTGAAATTGGATTCTCCTTGTGGAGAACTGCTGCCTTTGATAGACCCACACTGA
- the SIRT4 gene encoding NAD-dependent protein lipoamidase sirtuin-4, mitochondrial isoform X1 encodes MNLGLTLKAPKGLLMVNISRQYSRGSIGFFVPSSPPLDPEKVKELQRFVTLSKRLLVMTGAGISTESGIPDYRSEKVGLYARTKQKPIQHGDFLRSAPIRQRYWARNFVGWPRFSSLQPNPAHWALSNWERLGKLYWLVTQNVDALHTKAGSQRLTELHGCMHRVLCLDCGAQIPRGVLQERFEALNPTWIAEAHGLAPDGDVFLTEEQVQSFQVPSCARCGGPLKPDVVFFGDTVNPDRVDFVRRRVKEADSLLVVGSSLQVYSGYRFILTAREKHLPIAILNIGPTRSDDLACLKLDSPCGELLPLIDPH; translated from the exons ATGAATTTGGGTTTGACTTTAAAGGCACCAAAAGGCCTCTTGATGGTGAACATCAGCAGGCAGTACTCACGCGGATCCATTGGGTTCTTTGTGCCATCAAGTCCTCCTCTGGACCCTGAGAAGGTCAAAGAGTTACAGCGCTTCGTCACTCTTTCCAAGAGACTCCTAGTGATGACAGGGGCAGGAATCTCCACTGAGTCGGGGATCCCAGACTACAGGTCAGAAAAAGTGGGACTTTATGCTCGCACTAAGCAGAAACCCATCCAGCATGGGGATTTTCTACGGAGTGCTCCAATCCGCCAGCGGTACTGGGCGAGAAACTTTGTAGGCTGGCCTCGGTTCTCCTCCCTGCAGCCTAACCCTGCACATTGGGCTTTGAGCAACTGGGAGAGGCTCGGAAAGCTGTACTGGCTGGTGACCCAAAATGTGGATGCCTTGCACACGAAAGCCGGGAGTCAGCGCCTGACGGAACTCCATGGCTGCATGCACAG GGTCCTTTGCTTGGACTGTGGTGCACAGATTCCTCGGGGGGTGTTGCAAGAGCGTTTTGAAGCCCTGAACCCCACCTGGATTGCTGAGGCCCATGGCCTGGCTCCTGATGGTGACGTATTTCTCACAGAGGAGCAGGTACAGAGCTTTCAGGTCCCGTCCTGTGCTCGATGTGGAGGCCCCCTGAAACCAGATGTCGTTTTCTTCGGGGACACAGTGAACCCTGACAGGGTTGACTTTGTGCGCAGGCGTGTAAAAGAAGCCGACTCCCTCTTGGTAGTGGGATCATCCTTGCAG GTATACTCCGGTTACAGGTTTATCCTCACTGCCCGAGAGAAGCATCTCCCAATTGCAATACTTAACATTGGGCCCACACGGTCGGATGACTTGGCATGTCTGAAATTGGATTCTCCTTGTGGAGAACTGCTGCCTTTGATAGACCCACACTGA